In Acidobacteriota bacterium, one DNA window encodes the following:
- a CDS encoding sigma-70 family RNA polymerase sigma factor translates to MLTAHEMAQSLSDPHQADRARYAALLAEIGRDGNGPAMEELLTDVQALAYRFSLLVCGNAADAEDAMQDALLQTYKSARRIRQPDAFRTWLYRTVKNSCLMSRRTAAHEPLHLASLDEDRAEQVASAAPNPEEQTAAGEQRHRFREAFRSLPRPYRLVAFLRDVEGLSTREVAEVVGISEDNVKQRLHRARTLLRKALA, encoded by the coding sequence ATGTTGACAGCACACGAGATGGCGCAATCACTGTCAGACCCCCATCAGGCCGACCGCGCCCGTTATGCCGCCTTGCTGGCCGAAATCGGCCGCGACGGCAATGGTCCGGCCATGGAAGAGCTGCTGACCGACGTCCAGGCCCTGGCGTACCGGTTCAGCCTGCTCGTCTGCGGTAACGCCGCCGACGCCGAAGACGCCATGCAAGACGCGCTGCTCCAGACTTACAAGAGCGCCCGCCGCATCCGCCAACCCGACGCCTTTCGAACGTGGCTCTATCGCACCGTGAAAAACTCGTGCCTGATGTCGCGCCGCACCGCCGCGCACGAGCCGTTGCACCTGGCCTCGCTCGACGAGGATCGCGCGGAGCAGGTGGCGTCGGCGGCGCCGAACCCCGAAGAGCAGACGGCCGCCGGCGAGCAGCGGCATCGCTTTCGCGAGGCGTTCCGCTCGTTGCCCAGGCCCTACCGGCTGGTGGCGTTCCTGCGAGACGTCGAAGGCCTGTCCACGCGCGAGGTGGCCGAGGTGGTGGGCATTTCCGAAGACAACGTGAAACAACGGCTGCACCGGGCACGGACGCTCCTGCGCAAGGCGCTGGCATGA
- a CDS encoding zf-HC2 domain-containing protein codes for MSKAKTPAATAHCRVTPLHWSQYLDGEFSTAECRRCEAHLQGCESCRRKLQGLRRLVRACRAAGAKAVPVTVRATARRRARALLSRSRR; via the coding sequence ATGAGCAAGGCGAAGACGCCGGCGGCGACGGCACACTGCCGGGTCACGCCGCTGCATTGGTCGCAGTACCTGGACGGCGAGTTCTCGACGGCCGAATGCCGGCGTTGCGAAGCGCACTTACAAGGGTGCGAATCGTGCCGCAGAAAGCTGCAGGGCTTGCGCCGCCTCGTCCGCGCCTGCCGGGCGGCTGGGGCGAAGGCGGTGCCGGTCACCGTCAGGGCGACCGCAAGGCGCCGGGCACGCGCCCTGCTGTCACGATCGCGGCGCTGA
- a CDS encoding N(4)-(beta-N-acetylglucosaminyl)-L-asparaginase yields the protein MITRRDFVKTASATLAAASPLSAELLIQRTVRPVVISDFSGWEFKNGGAENAVQRAFRLITEGKDVLDALIAGVNIPELDPLETGIGYGSLPNADGVIQLDASCMHGPRKRAGAVAGIEGVRTPSLVAQAVMDHTDHHLLAGDGAQQFARAMGFTIEDDLNTDNSRQLWREWKRRLDPERWLDPNGDGRKPKPRHEKDPGELAARGLAAGRSMVRDGLIREGSFWGTINCDAIGPTGDLCGVTTTSGLAWKIPGRIGDSPILGAGLYVDNEVGAAGSTGRGEANLYNLSSFLVVEGMRRGLSPKDAGMEALRRIRANTVEARLLNAKGNPNFNIRFFALNKRGEYAGVAMYHAGETNYAVCTENGAQTLELEPLLPGGPED from the coding sequence ATGATTACCAGACGCGATTTCGTGAAGACCGCTTCCGCCACCCTGGCCGCGGCCTCGCCGCTGTCGGCGGAACTGCTCATCCAGCGCACGGTGCGCCCCGTCGTCATCTCCGATTTCTCGGGATGGGAGTTCAAGAACGGCGGCGCCGAGAACGCCGTGCAGCGCGCCTTCCGGCTGATCACCGAGGGCAAGGACGTCCTTGACGCGCTCATCGCCGGCGTCAACATCCCCGAACTGGATCCGCTCGAGACCGGCATCGGCTACGGATCGTTGCCCAACGCCGACGGCGTCATTCAACTGGATGCGTCGTGCATGCACGGCCCCAGGAAACGCGCCGGTGCGGTGGCCGGCATCGAGGGCGTCCGCACGCCGTCGCTCGTGGCCCAGGCCGTGATGGATCACACCGACCATCACTTGCTCGCCGGTGACGGCGCTCAGCAGTTCGCGCGCGCGATGGGGTTCACCATCGAAGACGACCTCAACACCGACAATTCGCGCCAGCTGTGGCGTGAGTGGAAACGCCGCCTCGATCCCGAACGCTGGCTCGATCCAAACGGCGACGGGCGCAAGCCCAAGCCGCGGCATGAGAAGGACCCGGGCGAGTTGGCCGCGCGCGGCCTCGCGGCCGGACGCTCGATGGTTCGCGACGGTCTCATCCGCGAAGGCAGCTTCTGGGGCACCATCAACTGCGACGCCATCGGCCCCACCGGCGACCTCTGCGGCGTGACCACCACCAGCGGCCTGGCGTGGAAGATTCCTGGGCGCATCGGCGACTCCCCCATCCTGGGTGCGGGGCTCTACGTGGACAACGAGGTCGGCGCCGCCGGATCCACCGGTCGCGGCGAAGCCAACCTCTACAACCTGTCGTCGTTCCTGGTCGTCGAGGGCATGCGCCGCGGCCTGTCGCCGAAGGACGCGGGGATGGAGGCGCTCAGGCGCATCCGCGCCAATACCGTCGAGGCGCGGCTGCTCAACGCGAAGGGCAACCCCAACTTCAACATCCGCTTCTTCGCGCTGAACAAGCGCGGCGAGTATGCCGGGGTGGCGATGTATCACGCCGGCGAAACCAATTACGCGGTGTGCACCGAGAACGGCGCGCAGACGCTCGAGCTCGAGCCACTGCTGCCGGGCGGGCCTGAGGATTAG
- a CDS encoding alkaline phosphatase D family protein codes for MNRRAFLQSTTAGLFAAPAVMSRVLQESAAPAMPGGVQVGDVTATRAMMWSAADRPARMMLELSRDERFTSPRLIEGPVALENSQFTAKLDLGGLTAGEPVFYRVWFDDLARPGLRSAPVTGQFRAAPTAARPLTFCWSGDVVGQGWGLSSDFGGMRLYETMARHHPDLFIHSGDMIYADGPLAAEVTLDDGSTWKNLVTPAKSKVAETLDEFRGNFAYNLLDPHARAFNSQVPMVVQWDDHEVINNWSPGTDLSIRPGYTERSIGLLAARAKRAMFEYLPIRSHPDEAERVYRAYRYGPVAEVFVLDQRSYRAANGANREETPSRATRMMGPAQVAWLKQNLAASTATWKIIASDMPLGLLIGDGQKDGVPAWEGWANGPGAPLGREHELADVLSFIKRERVHNVVWVTADVHYAAAHFYDPKVAVFKDFTPFWEFVGGPLHAGTFGSSVADPTFGCTQVFNSVPANLKPNRPPSEGLQFFGTLTIDPRTKRMTAAIWNLKNERLWSQELEAE; via the coding sequence ATGAACCGGCGCGCGTTTCTGCAGTCCACCACCGCCGGCTTGTTCGCCGCCCCAGCGGTGATGAGCCGCGTGCTGCAGGAGTCGGCCGCGCCGGCCATGCCGGGCGGCGTGCAGGTCGGCGATGTCACGGCGACCCGCGCCATGATGTGGAGCGCCGCCGATCGCCCGGCGCGGATGATGCTGGAGCTGTCCCGTGACGAGCGCTTCACGTCTCCGAGACTCATCGAGGGGCCGGTCGCGCTGGAGAACAGCCAGTTCACGGCCAAGCTCGATCTCGGCGGGCTCACCGCCGGCGAGCCCGTGTTCTATCGCGTCTGGTTCGACGACCTCGCGCGGCCGGGCCTGCGCAGTGCTCCGGTCACCGGCCAATTCCGCGCCGCCCCCACGGCCGCTCGCCCACTCACCTTCTGCTGGTCCGGCGACGTCGTCGGCCAGGGCTGGGGGCTCAGTTCCGACTTCGGCGGCATGCGCCTGTACGAAACCATGGCGCGGCACCACCCGGACCTGTTCATCCACTCCGGCGACATGATTTATGCCGACGGTCCGCTCGCGGCCGAAGTGACGCTCGATGATGGCTCCACCTGGAAGAACCTGGTGACGCCGGCCAAGAGCAAGGTCGCCGAAACCTTGGACGAGTTCCGCGGCAACTTCGCCTACAACCTGCTCGACCCGCATGCCCGCGCGTTCAACAGCCAGGTGCCCATGGTCGTGCAGTGGGACGATCACGAGGTGATCAACAACTGGAGCCCCGGCACGGACCTGTCGATTCGGCCGGGCTACACCGAGCGCAGCATCGGACTGCTCGCGGCCCGCGCCAAGCGCGCGATGTTCGAGTACCTGCCGATCCGGTCGCACCCGGACGAAGCGGAGCGTGTCTACCGTGCCTATCGATATGGGCCCGTCGCCGAAGTGTTCGTGCTCGACCAGCGGAGTTACCGCGCCGCCAATGGTGCGAACCGAGAAGAGACGCCCAGCCGGGCGACACGCATGATGGGCCCGGCGCAGGTGGCATGGCTCAAGCAGAACCTCGCCGCGTCGACCGCCACGTGGAAGATCATCGCCAGTGACATGCCGCTCGGCCTGCTGATCGGCGATGGCCAGAAGGACGGCGTGCCGGCGTGGGAAGGGTGGGCGAACGGCCCGGGAGCGCCGCTTGGCCGCGAGCACGAGCTGGCCGACGTGCTGTCGTTCATCAAGCGCGAACGCGTGCACAACGTGGTGTGGGTCACCGCCGACGTCCACTATGCCGCGGCGCACTTCTACGACCCCAAGGTGGCCGTGTTCAAGGACTTCACGCCGTTCTGGGAGTTCGTTGGCGGGCCGCTGCACGCCGGCACGTTTGGGTCGAGCGTCGCCGACCCCACGTTTGGGTGCACGCAGGTCTTCAACAGCGTCCCCGCCAACTTGAAGCCGAATCGGCCGCCCAGTGAAGGCCTGCAGTTCTTCGGGACGCTGACCATCGATCCGCGTACGAAGCGGATGACGGCGGCAATCTGGAACTTGAAGAACGAGCGGCTGTGGAGTCAAGAATTGGAAGCGGAGTGA
- a CDS encoding prolyl oligopeptidase family serine peptidase, with protein MTRSTQLLAGLALIAALGTVPAAQQAPSLSIETLMATPFPTDLVAAPTGGRIAWVSSNTGVHNVLVADPSPGTGPMAGRTDHQWRAVTTYTGDDGLWITDLGWTSDGGTLVFVRGDGANRQGESPNPAQLQDGTEQAVFAVPAAGGTPRRLGAGSGPVPSPRGQRVAWVSRGQIWSADLALATDKPAQLVNARGSASGLAWSPDGSMLAFSSGRGTHSYIGVFTLASRELRYLDPSLDRDGSPAWSPDGSRLAWIRQGAAPRARMFSPRRTVDEPWSIRVADVKTGQARQAWKADAGYGSAFQGVVSDSQLYWGAGDRLVFPWEKDGWLHLYSVPAPGGKIGSGDPSGGAATLLTPGAFEVEYVNISPDRTRMIYNSNQDDIDRRHVWTVPVDGSANPARNAVKSNGSEWQPVITSDGHVAALHADAQMPPHVMVIQPDGLAHNLLENLLPAGFDPAALVQPQAVTVTATDGMPIPAQLFVPRDLKAGEKRPGVIFFHGGSRRQMLLTWHYNYYYRNAYAMNQWLASQGYVVLSVNYRSGIGYGLEFREALNYGATGGAEFNDVMGAGLYMKGRADVDPSRIGLWGGSYGGYLTAMGLSRASDLFAAGVDIHGVHDWNQGIRTFIPEYNVLDDPDFSRTAFASSPMATVDGWKSPVLLIHGDDDRNVSFIESINLIVALRKRNVEVEPLVFPDEVHDFLRHQNWVRAYKASADFFNRKLGPASHR; from the coding sequence ATGACACGTTCAACGCAATTGCTCGCGGGCCTTGCTCTGATCGCCGCACTCGGCACGGTTCCAGCGGCGCAGCAGGCTCCGTCCCTCTCGATCGAGACGCTGATGGCAACGCCGTTCCCCACCGACCTGGTGGCCGCACCCACTGGCGGGCGGATCGCGTGGGTGTCGAGCAACACCGGCGTGCACAACGTGCTGGTCGCCGACCCGTCACCAGGCACCGGACCGATGGCCGGACGCACCGATCACCAGTGGCGCGCGGTCACCACCTACACGGGCGACGACGGTCTCTGGATCACCGACCTTGGCTGGACGAGCGATGGCGGCACCCTCGTCTTCGTGCGCGGCGACGGCGCCAATCGCCAGGGCGAGTCGCCCAATCCCGCGCAGTTGCAGGACGGCACCGAGCAAGCGGTGTTCGCGGTTCCCGCCGCTGGCGGTACGCCGCGCCGACTGGGCGCCGGCAGCGGGCCCGTTCCATCGCCCCGGGGCCAGCGTGTCGCCTGGGTCTCCCGCGGACAGATCTGGAGCGCCGACCTCGCGTTGGCCACTGACAAGCCGGCCCAACTGGTCAACGCGCGCGGCAGCGCGTCGGGGCTGGCGTGGTCGCCCGACGGCTCGATGCTGGCCTTCTCGAGCGGCCGAGGCACCCACAGTTACATTGGCGTGTTCACGCTGGCGTCGCGCGAGCTGCGCTACCTCGATCCCTCCCTCGATCGCGATGGCAGCCCGGCGTGGTCGCCCGACGGCTCGCGCCTGGCCTGGATTCGGCAGGGCGCCGCGCCCCGGGCCCGCATGTTCTCGCCACGGCGGACCGTTGACGAGCCGTGGTCGATTCGCGTCGCCGACGTGAAGACGGGGCAGGCCCGCCAGGCCTGGAAGGCCGATGCCGGCTACGGCAGCGCGTTCCAGGGCGTGGTGTCGGACAGCCAGTTGTATTGGGGCGCCGGCGACCGGCTGGTGTTCCCGTGGGAGAAGGACGGCTGGCTGCATTTGTACTCTGTTCCCGCCCCCGGCGGGAAGATTGGCAGCGGGGATCCTTCCGGCGGAGCGGCCACGCTGCTGACGCCCGGCGCCTTCGAGGTCGAGTACGTGAACATCTCGCCCGACCGGACGCGGATGATCTACAACTCCAACCAGGACGACATCGACCGGCGGCATGTCTGGACCGTGCCGGTGGACGGCTCGGCCAACCCGGCGCGTAACGCGGTGAAGTCAAACGGCAGCGAATGGCAGCCGGTGATCACGAGCGACGGGCATGTCGCGGCTCTGCACGCCGACGCGCAGATGCCGCCACACGTGATGGTGATCCAGCCCGATGGCCTGGCACACAACCTGCTCGAGAACCTGCTGCCGGCCGGCTTCGACCCGGCCGCCCTGGTGCAGCCACAGGCGGTCACGGTGACCGCGACCGACGGCATGCCGATTCCCGCGCAGCTGTTCGTGCCGCGCGATCTGAAAGCCGGCGAGAAGCGGCCCGGGGTGATCTTCTTCCACGGCGGATCGCGGCGGCAGATGCTGCTCACCTGGCACTACAACTACTACTACCGCAATGCCTACGCGATGAATCAGTGGCTGGCGAGCCAGGGCTACGTGGTGCTGTCGGTGAACTACCGCAGCGGAATTGGCTACGGTCTCGAGTTTCGCGAGGCGCTGAATTACGGGGCGACTGGCGGCGCTGAATTCAACGACGTGATGGGCGCCGGCCTTTACATGAAGGGCCGAGCCGACGTCGACCCGTCGCGCATCGGACTGTGGGGCGGTTCGTACGGCGGCTACCTCACGGCTATGGGCCTGTCGCGCGCCTCGGATCTGTTCGCGGCGGGCGTGGACATCCACGGCGTGCACGACTGGAACCAGGGCATCCGCACGTTCATTCCCGAATACAACGTGCTGGACGACCCGGACTTCTCGCGCACGGCGTTCGCGTCCTCGCCCATGGCGACCGTCGATGGCTGGAAGTCACCAGTGCTGCTGATCCACGGCGATGACGACCGCAACGTCTCGTTCATCGAGTCAATCAACTTGATCGTCGCGTTACGCAAACGCAACGTCGAGGTCGAACCGCTGGTCTTTCCAGACGAAGTCCACGACTTCCTGCGACACCAGAACTGGGTGAGGGCCTACAAGGCCTCGGCCGACTTCTTCAACCGCAAGTTGGGGCCGGCCAGCCACAGATAA
- a CDS encoding phenylalanine--tRNA ligase beta subunit-related protein — MAEFTLSTELFSIVRPGLLWWSGATVVSHEHRLDALLAEAEARVRLSPPAESAAVRTMYKRVGLDPTKTRPSNEALLRRVRKGDTIPRINSLVDIVNWCSLEFQLPYGLYDLSKIAGAVTMRLGAAGESYAGIRKDDVNVGGRITLADTAGAFGNPTSDSARTMVTTATTEALVVVYAPAELPATQIARVLDATAARMADIAGGHETARLAL, encoded by the coding sequence GTGGCTGAATTCACGCTCTCCACAGAACTTTTCTCGATCGTGAGGCCCGGGCTGCTGTGGTGGAGCGGTGCCACGGTCGTGTCGCACGAGCACCGGTTGGATGCGCTGTTGGCCGAGGCCGAGGCGCGCGTGCGGCTGTCGCCCCCGGCCGAGTCGGCGGCTGTGCGGACGATGTACAAGCGCGTGGGCCTCGATCCCACCAAGACGCGGCCGTCGAACGAGGCGCTGCTGCGCCGCGTCCGCAAGGGCGACACCATTCCTCGCATCAACTCGCTGGTCGACATCGTGAACTGGTGCTCGCTCGAGTTCCAGCTTCCGTACGGACTCTACGACCTGTCGAAGATCGCCGGAGCGGTGACGATGCGGCTGGGCGCGGCCGGAGAATCGTACGCGGGGATCCGCAAAGACGATGTGAACGTCGGTGGGCGAATCACGCTGGCCGATACCGCCGGCGCGTTTGGGAACCCGACCTCCGACTCTGCGCGGACGATGGTCACCACGGCCACCACCGAGGCACTTGTGGTCGTCTATGCGCCGGCAGAGCTACCGGCCACGCAGATCGCGCGCGTGCTTGACGCTACTGCCGCCCGCATGGCCGACATCGCCGGCGGCCACGAAACCGCGCGACTGGCGTTGTAG
- a CDS encoding lysophospholipid acyltransferase family protein: MSFHLVRTVLFLIPAIAVYTIVLGLASITSSFFDRRGHFAHGCARAWSWLILATTGVAVDVKGLERLVPGKTYVFVANHQSIYDIPVLFWSIPFQLRIIAKESLGNFPMLGPHLKRTGHMLVDRSRPDKAGIIGWASRLTANGLSLIVFPEGTRSRTGMMGKFKGGSILLALQAGLPLAPISVIGSRHVMKKGELTTRPGQVTLLVHDPIETPANPEPTPAEIRALAEQVREVIRPAVEAEASRTRPEAGGATSRRSSADPGAKADIGG; this comes from the coding sequence TTGTCGTTTCACCTCGTACGAACCGTCCTGTTCCTGATCCCGGCCATCGCCGTCTACACCATCGTCCTCGGCCTGGCGTCGATCACCTCCAGCTTCTTCGACCGCCGCGGCCATTTCGCGCACGGCTGCGCGCGGGCGTGGTCGTGGCTGATCCTGGCGACGACCGGCGTCGCGGTGGACGTAAAGGGCCTCGAGCGCCTGGTGCCTGGCAAGACCTACGTGTTCGTGGCGAACCACCAGAGCATCTACGACATCCCGGTGTTGTTCTGGTCGATCCCGTTCCAGCTGCGGATCATCGCCAAGGAGTCGCTGGGCAACTTCCCGATGCTGGGGCCGCACCTGAAGCGAACCGGGCACATGCTCGTGGACCGCAGCCGCCCCGACAAGGCGGGCATCATCGGCTGGGCCAGCCGACTCACCGCGAACGGCCTGTCGCTGATCGTGTTTCCCGAAGGGACGCGCAGCCGCACCGGCATGATGGGCAAGTTCAAGGGCGGCAGCATCCTGCTGGCCCTGCAGGCGGGCCTGCCGCTCGCGCCGATTTCGGTGATCGGGAGCCGGCACGTGATGAAGAAGGGCGAGCTGACGACCCGGCCCGGGCAGGTCACGTTGCTCGTGCACGATCCGATCGAGACGCCAGCGAACCCCGAGCCGACGCCGGCCGAGATTCGCGCCCTGGCCGAGCAGGTGCGCGAGGTGATTCGCCCGGCCGTGGAAGCGGAGGCGTCGCGCACGCGGCCGGAGGCCGGTGGTGCGACGTCGCGCCGAAGCTCGGCCGATCCCGGAGCGAAGGCGGACATCGGTGGCTGA